The following are encoded together in the Candida orthopsilosis Co 90-125, chromosome 5 draft sequence genome:
- a CDS encoding Rat1 5'-->3' exoribonuclease, giving the protein MGVPALFRWLSKKYPKIISPVIEEDQHEIGGAKYEDPNPNGEIDNLYLDMNGIVHPCSHPEHKRPPETEDEMFLDIFTYTDRVLMMARPRKVLMIAVDGVAPRAKMNQQRARRFRSAQDAKFKQMAIDKEIREKEARGEMINDAVKGKKQWDSNAITPGTPFMDRLAEALRYWVAYKLSTDPGWANLQVIISDATVPGEGEHKLMSFIRSQRSDPQYNPNTKHCIYGLDADLIFLGLATHEPHFRVLREDVFANQERHMTVSDHVGMSKDQLSLIEERDKRKPFLWLHVNVLREYLSIELFNPQISFSFDLERAIDDWVFICFFAGNDFLPHLPSLDVRDNGIDTLVNCWKKCLPRLRDYLTCDGKLNLQSVETLLGDLAIKEDEIFRNRFAAEKRREENRKRRRVAEEQDKALKNVYMSQVTKGKDKAPVAPDTNLPLMDTSGSIVEGHAQLSNKDLVQNRDTIALAGMANNDAAVALKKLIDSKKQLQEDTPLDSESSAPSNSASNANTDSEEPQQVKTRKRPVEDDEPVDDIRLHEPGYQKRYYQAKFHCKTDEEVEQVRRDVVKSYIEGISWVALYYYQGCPSWTWFYPYHYAPFASDMTNLRELFPGGIKFNLGEPFKPYEQLMSVLPAASSHALPEVFHALMKDPDSEIIEFYPEEFEIDMNGKKMSWQGIPLLPFINEKRLLDAVQGKYDQLTEYEKERNTNKQAELFISNENKNYKRFAEAFYKDELESVKFSFAKSSLSGLAIKFLSFEPNGILKFPLREGNMPNIDNKDYLQVEYHFPEKAWGKSMILNGHIPAVPALTTADRNEVIYQLQSNDTRGSGRGFNNNFQPNDYVNQGPQGKEVFKMYSMRRGGYRSSLQHLKDGNRNERPPNGGNANPYGAPIQNPPGHSVYRQNVYGQPQMYANYGNRQGHAYPNQSAAYNQFSQAHKYSSTGGSNAARSGYFPPPGSAGRNGYR; this is encoded by the coding sequence ATGGGAGTTCCAGCATTATTTAGATGGCTATCGAAAAAGTACCCCAAGATCATATCCCCGGTTATAGAGGAGGACCAGCATGAAATTGGTGGAGCAAAATATGAGGATCCAAATCCTAAtggtgaaattgataatttgtatttggatATGAACGGTATTGTTCATCCCTGTTCGCATCCAGAGCACAAGAGACCACCCGAgactgaagatgaaatgTTTTTGGATATTTTTACCTATACTGATAGAGTACTAATGATGGCACGTCCAAGAAAAGTTCTCATGATTGCAGTGGATGGAGTTGCACCAAGAGCCAAgatgaatcaacaaagagCAAGAAGATTTAGATCCGCACAGgatgcaaaattcaaacaaatgGCTATTGATAAAGAAATACGGGAGAAAGAAGCACGTGGAGAGATGATCAACGATGCAGTAAAAGGGAAGAAACAATGGGACTCGAATGCAATTACACCAGGTACGCCATTTATGGATCGACTAGCCGAAGCATTGAGATACTGGGTTGCGTACAAACTAAGTACAGATCCAGGGTGGGCCAATTTGCAGGTAATCATTAGTGATGCGACTGTTCCTGGGGAGGGTGAGCATAAGTTGATGAGTTTTATACGTTCTCAGCGATCAGATCCACAATACAACCCAAACACCAAGCATTGTATATATGGTTTAGatgctgatttgattttccTTGGTTTGGCTACCCATGAGCCACATTTCAGAGTGTTGAGAGAAGATGTTTTCGCAAATCAAGAAAGACACATGACGGTTTCAGATCATGTTGGGATGTCTAAAGACCAGCTTTCTTTGATTGAAGAGAGGGACAAAAGGAAGCCGTTCTTGTGGCTACACGTCAATGTTTTGAGGGAATACTTATCGATTGAACTATTCAATCCACAAAtctcattttcttttgatttggaaaggGCTATTGATGACTGGGTGttcatttgtttctttgctGGTAATGATTTCTTGCCTCATTTACCAAGCTTGGATGTGAGGGATAATGGTATTGATACCCTAGtgaattgttggaagaAATGCCTTCCTCGGTTGCGTGATTACTTGACATGTGACGGAAAATTGAACTTGCAAAGTGTTGAGACTCTTTTGGGTGACTTGGCAATCAAAGAAGACGAAATTTTCAGAAACAGGTTTGCAGCggaaaaaagaagagaagagaACCGAAAGAGGCGGAGGGTAGCAGAAGAACAAGATAAGGCATTGAAAAACGTATATATGTCTCAAGTCACTAAAGGAAAGGATAAGGCCCCTGTTGCACCTGATACAAACTTGCCATTGATGGACACAAGTGGCAGTATAGTCGAGGGTCATGCACAATTATCGAATAAAgatcttgttcaaaataGAGATACGATAGCACTTGCTGGTATGGCAAACAATGATGCCGCAGTTGCACTtaagaagttgattgattcaaaGAAGCAGCTTCAAGAGGATACCCCACTAGATAGTGAATCTAGTGCTCCTTCGAATTCTGCTTCAAATGCCAACACCGACCTGGAGGAACCTCAGCAAGTAAAAACGAGAAAACGGCCGGTGGAAGACGATGAAccagttgatgatattcGATTGCACGAACCAGGGTACCAAAAACGTTATTACCAAGCTAAATTTCATTGCAAAACCGATGAGGAAGTGGAACAAGTGAGACGTGATGTGGTCAAGAGCTACATTGAGGGAATATCTTGGGTAGCATTGTATTATTACCAGGGATGTCCATCTTGGACATGGTTTTATCCATACCATTATGCCCCCTTTGCGTCAGATATGACCAACTTGAGGGAGTTGTTCCCTGGTGGTATAAAGTTTAACTTAGGTGAGCCATTCAAACCATATGAGCAATTAATGTCTGTTCTTCCTGCGGCATCAAGTCATGCTTTACCAGAAGTGTTTCACGCATTGATGAAAGATCCCGATAgtgaaatcattgaattttatCCTGAAGAGTTTGAGATTGATATGAatggaaagaaaatgagCTGGCAGGGGATTCCATTGTTGCCATTCATTAATGAGAAGAGATTGCTAGACGCAGTTCAAGGAAAGTATGACCAGTTGACTGAATAcgagaaagaaagaaacaCAAACAAGCAAGCTGAACTATTCATATCTAACGAGaataaaaattacaaaaggTTCGCTGAAGCTTTCTATAAGGACGAGTTGGAGTCTGTaaagttttcttttgcaaaaagcAGTTTATCGGGATTGGCTATAAAGTTTCTCTCATTCGAACCAAATGGTATACTTAAGTTTCCACTCAGGGAGGGTAATATGCCAAATATTGACAACAAAGACTATTTGCAAGTAGAATATCACTTTCCAGAAAAGGCATGGGGAAAGTCTATGATCTTGAATGGGCATATTCCCGCGGTTCCAGCCCTTACCACAGCAGATCGAAATGAAGTTATTTACCAGCTTCAGTCCAATGATACCAGAGGCTCGGGCCGTGGATTCAATAACAACTTCCAACCTAATGATTATGTTAACCAAGGACCTCAGGGCAAAGAGGTGTTCAAAATGTATTCCATGAGAAGAGGGGGTTATCGTTCTAGCTTGCAACATTTGAAAGACGGGAATAGGAATGAAAGACCGCCCAATGGGGGCAATGCCAACCCTTACGGAGCTCCAATACAAAACCCACCGGGGCACTCAGTTTACAGGCAAAATGTTTATGGCCAGCCACAAATGTATGCCAACTATGGCAATAGGCAAGGTCATGCATACCCAAATCAAAGTGCAGCCTACAATCAGTTCTCTCAAGCTCAtaaatattcatcaacgGGTGGAAGCAATGCGGCACGCAGTGGTTATTTTCCACCTCCAGGTTCCGCTGGTAGAAATGGATATAGATAA
- a CDS encoding Grx3 glutaredoxin produces MGVIEVESEQQFTELTKSNDSKLIALYFHTPWAGPCKTMNQVYRTLADSKAQDPSILFLSINADDLSEISELFDVSAVPYFILIRKQTILKELSGADPKEFIAALNQFSGSSDSQSANVSSAQGASSNSNGTQSVATEPVEETEEALNERLTKLTTAAPIMLFMKGSPSSPQCGFSRQLVAILREHQVRFGFFDILKDDSVRQGLKKFSDWPTFPQLYINGEFQGGLDIIKENLEEDDQFFENALNA; encoded by the coding sequence ATGGGTGTTATAGAAGTTGAGAGTGAGCAACAGTTCACAGAGTTAACCAAATCCAATGATTCTAAATTAATTGCATTATACTTCCATACACCTTGGGCTGGTCCATGTAAAACCATGAACCAAGTTTACAGGACATTGGCCGATTCCAAAGCTCAAGATCCATCAATACTATTCCTTTCTATCAATGCTGACGACTTGTCAGAGATTAGTGAGTTGTTTGATGTTAGTGCAGTGCCGTACTTTATCCTAATACGTAAACAAACTATATTGAAAGAGTTGTCAGGTGCAGACCCAAAGGAATTCATTGCTGCATTGAACCAATTCTCAGGTTCGAGTGATTCACAATCGGCAAACGTCTCTAGTGCACAAGGTGCTAGTTCAAACTCCAATGGAACACAATCAGTGGCAACTGAACCTGTAGAGGAGACAGAAGAGGCATTAAATGAAAGATTGACTAAATTGACTACTGCCGCACCAATTATGTTATTTATGAAGGGGTCGCCATCAAGCCCTCAATGTGGATTTTCAAGACAACTCGTAGCAATCTTGAGGGAACATCAAGTGAGATTTGGATtctttgatattttgaagGATGATTCTGTTAGACAaggattgaaaaagttcAGCGATTGGCCAACTTTCCCACAATTGTACATCAATGGAGAATTTCAAGGTGGATTAGATATCATTAAAGAGAACCTAGAGGAAGACGACCAGTTTTTTGAGAATGCTTTAAACGCTTAG